A region of uncultured Desulfobacter sp. DNA encodes the following proteins:
- a CDS encoding iron ABC transporter permease has translation MMIFKNTIVSISFLVFLLFAVVVVSLCLGRYPVTWGEINDFLAAVLSGKSLTDCRKLLLLKNLFIDIRLPRIVAAMLVGASLSVSGAAFQSMFINPLVSPGLLGVLAGACFGAALGMVVTSSWLFVQVSSVACGLLAVCAAIGMAALYRGDRLLMLILGGIISSALFTSLLSVVKYLADPYSQLPAIVYWLMGGFSTIDAKTVWAVSLPMTSGIVILISLANYLNILSMGDEEAQCLGVNVRLIRMALIFPATLISALTVALGGMIGWVGLVIPHIARMIVGPDNRKLLPASAVIGAVYLLVVDDISRLAFTVEIPIGILTSLVGIPFFALILGTSRKGWN, from the coding sequence ATGATGATATTTAAAAATACTATTGTTTCAATAAGTTTTCTTGTGTTTCTGCTTTTTGCAGTTGTGGTTGTGTCCCTGTGTCTGGGACGTTATCCGGTCACATGGGGGGAGATCAATGATTTTCTTGCCGCTGTATTGTCGGGTAAAAGCCTGACCGATTGCCGAAAGCTTCTTCTTTTGAAAAATCTTTTTATTGATATACGTTTGCCCCGGATTGTGGCCGCCATGCTGGTGGGCGCCTCTCTTTCCGTATCAGGCGCGGCTTTTCAATCCATGTTTATCAATCCCTTGGTGTCGCCGGGGCTTTTAGGCGTACTGGCCGGGGCTTGTTTTGGGGCAGCCCTGGGCATGGTTGTGACCAGCAGCTGGCTGTTCGTGCAGGTCAGCTCGGTGGCATGCGGACTGCTCGCCGTTTGCGCTGCCATCGGTATGGCTGCACTGTATCGTGGAGACCGGCTGTTGATGCTTATTTTGGGCGGCATTATCAGCAGTGCACTTTTCACCTCGCTTTTGTCCGTGGTGAAATATCTGGCTGATCCCTATAGTCAACTTCCTGCCATTGTCTACTGGCTCATGGGCGGCTTTTCAACAATAGATGCAAAAACCGTCTGGGCCGTATCTCTTCCCATGACATCCGGCATTGTGATTTTAATAAGTCTTGCAAATTACCTGAACATTTTAAGCATGGGCGATGAAGAGGCGCAGTGCCTTGGCGTGAATGTGCGCTTAATCCGTATGGCTCTGATCTTTCCGGCCACCTTGATCAGTGCTTTAACAGTGGCCTTGGGGGGGATGATCGGCTGGGTGGGGCTGGTCATCCCCCATATCGCCCGAATGATTGTGGGGCCGGACAACCGAAAATTATTGCCGGCATCGGCCGTTATCGGTGCCGTCTATCTTTTGGTGGTGGATGACATCTCAAGGCTTGCATTCACTGTGGAGATTCCCATTGGCATCCTGACCTCCCTGGTGGGTATTCCTTTTTTTGCCCTGATTTTGGGAACATCACGGAAAGGTTGGAATTGA
- a CDS encoding 4Fe-4S binding protein has product MAAKISKYFIVTSLFFLLIGCIEGVMFPTKFQFKAFYATLFHIPADQIKPFFSYFATKIHTHVNLIGWLSSAVMGVLYFIVPQISDQASGVERYNRWMAYGNWGGHTLGLLLLLAGFHMIGVLGLSSGFTAGSPEFRSVGAPYRVLVSAGGILITISAILFICNMLTALFGEPNPSLSGERKEQVENMKISGWFSLLSSAQRAWLFGTLATMVLIIGFGMLMDTPGGGKNQAPPFSVEMSIKQIAPGLKVTGKALARELGLPLNVPKNQKLSILNVAPETLDHAVHHLLSHRGTMLKYYVYAALVLGGLVFLARVGRPDFSDIKQRKNWYPRMPYIVFLLVSVVVAGFMLGKSPNPMEGVVKVFKSMVGLYPDPATKVKAFIFFIFLAVVGNKLICGWACPFGAFQELIYSIPIFKGIKQKKLAFALTNTIRTLVFIIMLILLFGVIGQRRGFVIYHYVNPFNLFNMDIESISIALTILFSLCGSFLFYRPFCRFVCPFGLVSWVAERFSIFRIRIHKDRCTQCGACIQACPLDAAKGRVQRTLSPADCFSCGRCLNVCAFDAIQYGPVFKKLQ; this is encoded by the coding sequence ATGGCTGCAAAAATTTCAAAATATTTTATTGTGACCTCTTTGTTCTTTTTGTTAATCGGATGCATCGAAGGGGTCATGTTTCCCACAAAATTTCAGTTTAAAGCCTTTTATGCGACGCTTTTCCATATACCTGCCGATCAGATCAAACCCTTTTTCAGCTATTTCGCAACAAAGATCCATACCCATGTGAATCTTATCGGATGGCTCTCTTCGGCTGTAATGGGCGTACTTTATTTTATTGTTCCCCAAATCAGTGATCAGGCCAGCGGTGTTGAGCGGTACAACCGGTGGATGGCCTATGGCAACTGGGGAGGACATACCCTGGGACTGCTGCTTTTGCTCGCGGGGTTTCATATGATTGGAGTCCTCGGGCTTTCTTCGGGGTTCACGGCAGGATCACCTGAGTTTCGCAGTGTGGGCGCTCCCTATAGGGTGCTTGTATCTGCCGGAGGGATTTTGATTACCATCTCCGCGATTCTGTTTATCTGTAATATGCTCACGGCCCTGTTCGGTGAGCCCAATCCTTCCTTGTCCGGGGAGAGGAAGGAACAAGTTGAAAATATGAAAATATCCGGCTGGTTTTCACTGTTATCCAGTGCACAACGGGCTTGGCTTTTTGGGACGCTTGCCACAATGGTCCTCATCATCGGTTTTGGGATGCTTATGGACACTCCAGGCGGGGGAAAAAATCAAGCCCCCCCATTCAGCGTTGAGATGTCCATAAAGCAGATCGCCCCCGGCCTGAAAGTTACGGGAAAAGCCCTTGCCAGGGAGTTGGGGCTGCCCCTTAATGTTCCCAAAAATCAGAAGCTTTCCATCCTGAATGTAGCGCCAGAAACACTTGACCACGCCGTTCACCATCTTCTTTCCCATCGCGGCACCATGCTCAAGTACTATGTGTATGCCGCCCTGGTGTTGGGTGGACTTGTGTTTTTGGCAAGAGTGGGACGGCCGGATTTCTCCGATATAAAACAAAGAAAAAACTGGTACCCCAGAATGCCTTATATCGTATTCCTTCTGGTTTCCGTGGTCGTTGCCGGTTTTATGCTTGGAAAATCCCCCAATCCCATGGAAGGGGTTGTCAAAGTGTTCAAGTCTATGGTGGGGCTGTATCCTGATCCCGCAACCAAGGTTAAGGCTTTTATTTTTTTTATATTCCTTGCCGTTGTCGGAAACAAGCTTATCTGCGGTTGGGCATGCCCTTTCGGGGCGTTCCAGGAGTTGATCTACAGCATTCCTATATTCAAAGGGATCAAACAAAAAAAATTGGCCTTTGCCTTGACCAATACGATCCGGACGCTTGTTTTCATAATCATGCTGATACTTTTGTTTGGTGTCATCGGCCAACGCAGGGGCTTTGTTATATATCACTACGTTAATCCTTTTAATCTGTTTAATATGGATATTGAAAGCATCAGTATTGCTTTGACAATTCTTTTTTCCTTATGCGGATCGTTTCTGTTTTACCGTCCATTCTGCCGGTTTGTCTGCCCTTTCGGGCTCGTTTCATGGGTGGCTGAACGGTTCAGTATCTTTCGTATCCGCATTCATAAAGACAGGTGTACCCAATGTGGCGCCTGCATTCAGGCATGTCCGCTTGATGCGGCAAAGGGCCGTGTCCAAAGGACGTTATCGCCTGCGGATTGCTTCAGTTGCGGCCGTTGCCTGAATGTTTGTGCCTTTGATGCCATTCAATACGGACCGGTGTTTAAAAAATTGCAATGA